One genomic segment of Novisyntrophococcus fermenticellae includes these proteins:
- a CDS encoding PadR family transcriptional regulator → MSIASDLIRGHTDTIILAHLTREDSYGYRINKEIQIKTNNQYELKEATLYTAFRRLEQSGYISSYWGDETTGARRRYYTITAEGKLAYERMKKEWDESKYLIDILIQCDEGEEDQDGR, encoded by the coding sequence ATGTCGATAGCATCGGATCTGATTCGCGGACATACCGATACGATTATTCTGGCTCATCTGACCCGTGAGGATAGTTATGGATACAGGATTAATAAAGAGATTCAGATTAAGACGAATAACCAATATGAACTGAAAGAAGCAACCTTATATACGGCGTTCAGGCGGTTGGAGCAATCAGGCTATATCAGCTCTTACTGGGGAGATGAGACCACGGGAGCCCGCAGGCGTTATTACACGATTACGGCGGAAGGAAAGCTGGCCTACGAAAGAATGAAGAAAGAGTGGGATGAATCCAAATATTTAATTGATATCCTCATTCAATGTGATGAGGGGGAGGAGGATCAGGATGGAAGATAA
- a CDS encoding permease prefix domain 1-containing protein codes for MEDKLRAYMDHVFREVKPTRHSVELKEEILQNLLDKYHDLITEGKTPEAAYNIAVSSVGDMDELLEGLQMENRASSPLSDEEMKEGKKKSAILTSVAVMMYIVSVIPPIVLSDTRYEDKMGPILMFLIVAAATGILIYNNMTKPRYHKLDDSIVEEFKEWQNQNDANHRARTAISSAMWSIITVIYFVISFMTMAWHITWVIFLIGGAIEGIVKAVFELRKQR; via the coding sequence ATGGAAGATAAATTAAGGGCATATATGGATCATGTGTTTCGGGAGGTGAAACCAACCCGGCATTCTGTAGAACTGAAGGAGGAGATATTACAGAATCTGCTTGACAAGTACCATGATTTGATTACGGAGGGAAAGACGCCTGAGGCTGCCTATAACATTGCCGTATCCAGCGTAGGTGATATGGATGAATTACTGGAAGGGCTCCAGATGGAGAACCGTGCGTCCTCCCCACTTTCAGATGAAGAGATGAAGGAGGGTAAAAAGAAATCAGCGATTCTGACTTCTGTGGCGGTCATGATGTACATTGTAAGTGTAATTCCACCCATAGTACTGTCTGATACAAGGTATGAGGACAAAATGGGTCCCATACTTATGTTTCTGATTGTAGCCGCCGCTACAGGGATTCTCATCTACAACAATATGACGAAGCCCCGTTATCATAAGCTGGATGACTCGATTGTAGAGGAATTCAAGGAGTGGCAGAATCAGAACGATGCGAATCATAGAGCAAGAACGGCCATAAGCAGTGCGATGTGGTCAATTATCACGGTGATTTACTTTGTAATCAGCTTTATGACCATGGCCTGGCACATTACCTGGGTAATATTCCTGATAGGCGGAGCAATTGAGGGAATCGTAAAGGCAGTATTTGAACTGAGAAAGCAGAGGTAA
- a CDS encoding DUF4097 family beta strand repeat-containing protein, whose amino-acid sequence MDRKQSAIIRIIAWSVTAIALCCILIIGLRGRLGNIGGSILSFGSGNYYKDADKYQAGETEIQGDKVKDLFVNWVDGSVNMEVYDGDTIQLSEVSNRKLKEKEQLHYYHENGRLNIQYQESGKKIYSSFWMGSRKLDKQLTIKIPAKTVSSLGTISIDTVSSDTRIKGVSSERIKLDSVSGDFTLVNCQAEGFSMDSTSGSLTSENLTVNGKLETDTTSGDVNLKGRFVKLTLDSVSGDMNIDSEICPEDVDTDTTSGDVVLRIPDNEGFTYEKDTVSGSLKCDFPVKQWEDKGSYKEGKASFNFDTVSGNINIKKR is encoded by the coding sequence ATGGATAGAAAACAGTCGGCAATTATTCGTATTATTGCATGGTCGGTTACGGCTATTGCCTTATGCTGCATTTTAATTATCGGCCTGAGGGGCAGGCTTGGAAACATAGGAGGCAGCATCTTATCCTTTGGATCTGGAAATTATTACAAAGATGCAGATAAGTATCAAGCCGGAGAAACAGAAATTCAGGGAGATAAGGTAAAGGATTTGTTTGTAAACTGGGTAGACGGCAGCGTCAATATGGAAGTTTACGATGGAGATACCATTCAACTATCAGAAGTATCAAACAGGAAGCTCAAAGAGAAAGAACAGCTCCACTATTATCATGAGAACGGAAGACTGAATATACAATATCAGGAATCCGGGAAAAAGATATATTCTTCCTTTTGGATGGGGAGCAGAAAGCTGGATAAACAGTTGACCATCAAAATCCCGGCCAAAACAGTCAGTTCTTTAGGTACTATTTCTATTGATACTGTGTCTTCGGATACGAGAATTAAAGGAGTATCGTCGGAGAGGATAAAACTGGATTCAGTCTCCGGTGATTTTACATTGGTAAATTGTCAAGCAGAGGGTTTTTCCATGGACAGTACAAGTGGGAGTCTTACATCGGAAAATTTGACTGTGAATGGAAAACTGGAGACGGATACCACAAGTGGTGACGTGAATCTGAAAGGAAGATTTGTAAAACTGACTCTGGATTCTGTTTCCGGGGATATGAATATAGATTCTGAGATTTGTCCGGAAGATGTGGATACAGATACAACCAGCGGGGATGTTGTCCTTCGTATTCCTGATAACGAAGGCTTCACCTATGAGAAGGATACAGTCAGCGGATCTCTAAAATGCGATTTCCCTGTGAAACAATGGGAGGATAAGGGAAGTTATAAGGAAGGAAAAGCCTCATTTAACTTTGACACAGTAAGTGGGAATATCAATATAAAGAAGCGATGA
- a CDS encoding iron-containing alcohol dehydrogenase gives MENFVQYTPTEVIFGRETENQTGEEVKKWGGSRVLLIYGGGSVIRSGLLERVKMSLESEGIACEELGGVHPNPRLSFAEKGVKKAIACRADFILAVGGGSVIDTAKAIAHGAANPEAKLWDIWTGKVPLMKSMPVGVVLTIAAAGSEMSDSAVLTNEELGKKAGINTPFNRVKFAIMNPELTFTLPRYQLACGITDIMMHTMERYFIPGINCELTDEIAEGLLRTVMRNGMKAMKNQKDYDAMAEIMWCSSLSHNDLTSCGRGKDFSVHKFGHALSAKYDVAHGASLSAVWGSWARFQYDAAPDRFARFAEQVLEISSKGKSQMEVALQGIEKTEEYFHNLGMPVSLTELGVHSSDEDIHALSMDATMGNTIKLSRLKPLSATQVYEIYKMAI, from the coding sequence ATGGAAAATTTTGTACAGTATACACCGACGGAAGTCATTTTTGGCAGGGAGACAGAAAATCAGACCGGAGAGGAAGTAAAAAAGTGGGGCGGTTCAAGAGTTCTGCTTATCTATGGCGGCGGAAGCGTAATCAGAAGCGGGCTTTTGGAGCGTGTAAAGATGTCACTTGAGTCAGAAGGGATTGCCTGTGAGGAGCTTGGAGGAGTACATCCGAATCCTCGCCTTTCATTTGCTGAAAAGGGAGTGAAAAAGGCCATTGCATGCAGGGCTGATTTTATTCTGGCAGTCGGAGGAGGAAGTGTTATCGATACAGCTAAGGCAATTGCTCACGGGGCAGCAAATCCCGAAGCTAAGCTTTGGGACATCTGGACGGGAAAAGTTCCGCTCATGAAATCAATGCCTGTAGGAGTAGTTCTGACAATTGCGGCAGCGGGAAGTGAGATGAGTGATTCAGCAGTTTTGACCAATGAGGAATTGGGGAAGAAGGCAGGAATTAATACCCCTTTTAATCGTGTAAAGTTCGCGATTATGAACCCTGAACTTACATTTACGCTTCCCAGGTATCAACTGGCCTGTGGAATCACAGACATTATGATGCATACGATGGAAAGGTATTTTATTCCAGGAATTAACTGTGAACTGACGGATGAGATAGCAGAAGGCCTTCTGCGTACAGTTATGAGAAATGGAATGAAAGCCATGAAAAATCAGAAGGATTATGATGCGATGGCTGAAATTATGTGGTGCAGCAGCTTATCTCACAATGATTTAACAAGTTGCGGCAGAGGGAAGGACTTTTCCGTTCACAAATTCGGACATGCGCTCAGCGCCAAATACGATGTGGCTCATGGAGCATCACTTTCAGCAGTATGGGGTTCCTGGGCCAGATTCCAGTATGATGCGGCCCCGGACCGGTTTGCAAGGTTTGCAGAGCAAGTTTTGGAGATTTCTTCTAAAGGGAAGAGCCAGATGGAGGTCGCATTGCAGGGAATTGAGAAAACGGAAGAATACTTCCATAATCTGGGTATGCCTGTTTCTTTAACGGAACTGGGGGTTCATTCCTCCGATGAAGACATTCATGCACTTTCTATGGATGCCACTATGGGAAATACGATAAAACTGTCACGTCTAAAGCCTTTATCTGCAACGCAGGTTTATGAGATATACAAAATGGCAATATGA
- a CDS encoding tetratricopeptide repeat-containing glycosyltransferase family 2 protein: MITISLCMIVKNEEEVLARCLDSVKDIVDEIIIVDTGSTDRTKKIAAAYTEHVYDFPWIEDFSAARNYSFSKGTKEYCMWLDADDVINDENKHKFLDLKRNMNPQVDIVMMKYHTNFDEAGNPTFSYYRERLIKNHKGYQWQSPIHEVITPCGNVIYSETGVEHRKLKPGDPDRNLRIFEKMIRDGMKLDSRQQFYYARELYYHQRYEEAKVVLLTFLDSGSGWMENQIEACRQLAQCYYRLDMEETALQALFRSFAYDVPRAEICCDIGRHFFDRQKIQLAIFWYKMAADTERKDRQGGFVLPDSYDYIPYLQLCVCYDKLGDYSTANAYNEKAGKIKPASATFLANKEYFRKKLHSI, from the coding sequence ATGATAACCATCAGTTTATGTATGATTGTAAAAAATGAAGAGGAAGTGCTGGCGCGTTGCCTGGACAGCGTAAAAGATATTGTAGATGAGATTATCATCGTTGATACAGGATCTACAGACAGAACGAAGAAAATTGCAGCGGCCTATACAGAACATGTCTATGATTTTCCGTGGATTGAGGATTTTTCAGCCGCAAGAAACTATTCATTTTCCAAAGGGACGAAGGAATATTGCATGTGGCTGGATGCTGATGATGTGATAAATGATGAAAATAAGCATAAATTTCTCGATTTAAAAAGAAACATGAATCCCCAGGTTGATATTGTCATGATGAAATATCATACTAACTTTGACGAAGCAGGAAATCCTACCTTTTCTTATTACAGAGAAAGACTTATCAAAAACCACAAGGGGTATCAATGGCAAAGTCCGATTCACGAAGTCATAACTCCCTGTGGAAATGTTATTTATTCAGAAACAGGGGTAGAACACCGAAAATTAAAGCCCGGAGATCCTGACAGAAACCTTCGGATCTTTGAAAAAATGATTCGGGATGGAATGAAATTGGATTCTCGGCAGCAGTTTTATTATGCCAGAGAATTGTATTATCACCAGCGTTATGAAGAAGCAAAGGTTGTTTTGCTGACCTTTTTGGATTCTGGATCGGGCTGGATGGAGAATCAGATAGAGGCCTGCAGACAACTGGCACAGTGCTATTACAGACTGGATATGGAAGAAACAGCGTTGCAGGCATTATTCCGCAGCTTCGCATACGATGTACCAAGGGCTGAGATATGCTGTGATATCGGCAGACATTTTTTTGACCGGCAGAAAATCCAGTTGGCTATCTTTTGGTACAAAATGGCTGCTGACACAGAAAGGAAGGATAGACAGGGAGGTTTCGTACTTCCTGACAGTTATGACTATATCCCATACCTTCAGCTTTGTGTCTGCTATGACAAATTGGGAGATTACAGCACAGCTAATGCATATAATGAAAAAGCAGGAAAGATAAAGCCAGCTTCCGCCACTTTTTTGGCTAACAAGGAATATTTTAGAAAAAAATTGCATTCCATATAA
- a CDS encoding patatin-like phospholipase family protein — MTYAPDNLVFEGGGVLGIAYLGALHYLWQSGGLRNLKRTAGTSAGAITACMTSLNLPFPELKSIIDTLNFKNIPDSHSPSNLPELSAPLLKELESVFDDFNGFYRIVTKYGWFSSNYFYQWLKTQIASQFDPARKEPPYTFADFKNPSLHKGQRNFHDLYIIGTNLNCHTSRIFSFETTPEMEVAQAVKISMSIPLFFEAVEMGDFYCDGGLMWNYPISLFDSPAFHPNQSTGINPNTLGLCFLSPEQCFPVRNLVDFIFHLYRSLLSVQKDLFYKSPEDKARSIQIDTGTVSFIDFNITADDPAYRFLYQQGYQAANAFLKN; from the coding sequence ATGACCTATGCACCGGATAATTTAGTCTTTGAGGGCGGGGGTGTCCTGGGAATTGCTTATTTGGGAGCTTTACACTACTTATGGCAGTCAGGAGGTCTGCGTAATCTGAAAAGAACTGCCGGAACATCTGCAGGCGCAATCACCGCCTGCATGACAAGCCTCAACCTTCCTTTCCCTGAATTGAAATCCATCATTGATACTCTGAATTTTAAGAACATTCCCGATTCTCACAGCCCGTCCAATCTGCCGGAACTATCAGCTCCGCTGCTAAAGGAATTGGAGTCTGTCTTCGATGATTTTAACGGTTTTTACCGGATTGTTACAAAATATGGCTGGTTTTCTTCAAATTACTTTTATCAATGGCTGAAAACACAAATTGCTTCTCAGTTTGACCCTGCTAGAAAGGAGCCCCCCTATACCTTTGCCGACTTTAAAAATCCATCTTTACATAAAGGGCAAAGAAATTTTCATGATCTGTATATTATCGGAACAAATTTAAACTGCCATACGTCCAGAATCTTCTCTTTTGAAACGACACCGGAGATGGAAGTTGCCCAGGCCGTAAAAATATCTATGTCTATTCCTTTATTTTTTGAAGCAGTGGAGATGGGGGATTTCTACTGTGACGGAGGACTTATGTGGAACTACCCCATCAGCCTTTTTGATTCCCCAGCTTTTCATCCAAATCAATCTACTGGCATAAATCCAAATACACTGGGATTATGTTTTCTCTCCCCGGAACAATGTTTTCCTGTGCGTAACCTTGTTGATTTTATCTTCCATTTGTACCGTTCGCTGCTCAGCGTACAAAAGGATTTATTTTACAAATCTCCCGAAGATAAAGCAAGATCTATCCAAATCGACACAGGCACCGTATCCTTTATTGACTTTAACATTACTGCTGATGACCCAGCCTACCGCTTTCTGTATCAGCAGGGTTACCAGGCCGCAAACGCTTTTCTGAAAAATTAA
- a CDS encoding BclA C-terminal domain-containing protein — MSTAGFIALTDTPVTVPLPEQSSASAGLDFATADNITIVEDGVYRVDFHVLGSYGEIGNVNVSLAIDGTPQPGGMLAYELLASELITFTLTNYYTLTAGAQLSLQMFASVPGNFFFAATGPSATLSVERVA, encoded by the coding sequence ATGTCAACAGCAGGCTTTATCGCGCTGACCGATACGCCGGTTACCGTACCGCTGCCCGAGCAGAGCTCTGCATCGGCCGGTCTGGATTTTGCAACGGCGGATAACATTACAATCGTAGAAGACGGCGTTTATCGCGTCGATTTTCATGTGTTGGGCAGCTATGGTGAGATTGGAAACGTTAACGTCTCGCTTGCTATTGACGGCACCCCACAGCCGGGCGGAATGCTGGCATACGAACTCCTTGCGAGCGAGCTAATTACCTTTACGCTGACCAATTACTATACGCTTACTGCAGGAGCCCAGTTATCGCTTCAAATGTTTGCTTCGGTACCGGGCAACTTCTTCTTTGCTGCTACGGGCCCAAGCGCAACTTTATCGGTTGAAAGGGTCGCTTAA
- a CDS encoding recombinase family protein, which translates to MARVRKSLDKTKQILALWKAALYIRLSREDGNDESYSVKNQRQRLNEFLENLMLEEEIQLVDIYIDDGCTGTDSDRENFQRMLEDIDKGIVNCVIVKDLSRLSRNDWECKKYLQHLFVVKDVRFISLELPKLDSYKNPDEVYEMGVSIQSMYNENHCRETSIKVRGTFNMKRKKGEFIGAFAPYGYLKDPDDKHCLIVDNETAPIVQDIFHWFVRDGMSKNGIVKKLIGMGTPCPAAYKRQNGMKYHNPAIVNNEPLWSARSITAILTNQMYLGHMVQGKQKVKSYKVHTRINTPESEWFIVENTHEPIIDKETFDKAQGLMQRDTRTAPQSGQLYTFSGFLRCADCGKSMGRRTSKNLVYYACRTNNTTGLCTRHSIRNDKLESIVLETIQKQIALIDGMAELINDINNAPAPRTVSKRLTASIKLRKQELEKISGISTGLYVDWKNGDITREEYHRMKKEFEEKEQQLKQDIANLEEENKDMAQGVISDNPYFDAFRKYKNICSLDRGIVAELIKVIHIHEGGDVTIDFNFADQHRRIVEFIENNRKELTVVENNKVG; encoded by the coding sequence ATGGCTCGTGTAAGAAAAAGCCTTGATAAAACCAAACAAATCCTCGCTCTATGGAAAGCAGCTTTGTATATCCGGCTATCCAGAGAGGACGGAAACGACGAAAGTTACAGCGTAAAAAACCAACGTCAACGATTAAACGAGTTTTTGGAAAACCTTATGCTTGAGGAAGAAATCCAGCTTGTGGATATTTATATCGACGACGGCTGCACAGGCACAGACAGCGACCGGGAAAATTTTCAGCGTATGCTCGAAGATATTGACAAAGGCATTGTAAATTGTGTCATAGTCAAAGATTTGTCGCGTTTGAGCCGTAATGATTGGGAGTGCAAAAAGTATCTGCAACATCTATTTGTTGTAAAAGATGTGCGGTTTATCTCTTTGGAGCTTCCCAAACTGGATAGCTACAAAAATCCTGATGAAGTTTATGAAATGGGCGTTTCTATCCAGAGTATGTACAATGAAAATCACTGCCGCGAAACCTCAATCAAAGTCCGGGGAACCTTTAACATGAAGCGCAAAAAAGGCGAGTTTATCGGAGCCTTTGCACCATATGGTTACTTAAAAGACCCTGACGACAAACATTGCTTAATTGTGGATAATGAAACCGCCCCGATTGTGCAGGATATTTTTCACTGGTTTGTCCGGGACGGAATGAGCAAAAACGGGATTGTGAAAAAGCTAATCGGCATGGGAACCCCTTGCCCCGCCGCTTATAAACGGCAAAACGGCATGAAGTACCATAATCCTGCCATTGTGAACAATGAACCGCTATGGTCTGCCCGCAGTATTACCGCAATTCTTACCAATCAAATGTATTTAGGTCATATGGTGCAGGGAAAGCAGAAAGTAAAGAGCTATAAGGTGCATACAAGGATTAACACACCTGAAAGCGAATGGTTTATTGTGGAGAACACCCACGAACCGATTATTGACAAAGAAACTTTTGATAAAGCACAGGGGCTAATGCAGAGGGACACACGAACCGCTCCACAGTCCGGGCAGTTATACACCTTTTCCGGATTCCTGCGTTGTGCCGATTGCGGAAAATCAATGGGACGCAGAACATCAAAAAATCTTGTGTACTATGCTTGCAGAACAAATAACACGACGGGATTATGTACCCGACACTCTATTAGGAATGATAAGCTCGAAAGTATTGTTCTGGAAACCATTCAAAAGCAAATTGCACTGATTGACGGTATGGCAGAGCTTATCAACGACATAAACAATGCTCCCGCCCCCCGCACCGTTTCAAAACGGCTGACCGCTTCTATCAAGCTGCGGAAACAGGAACTTGAAAAGATTTCGGGTATCAGCACGGGGCTTTATGTTGATTGGAAAAATGGCGATATTACCCGCGAGGAATACCACCGCATGAAAAAAGAGTTTGAGGAAAAGGAACAGCAGCTAAAACAGGATATAGCCAACCTTGAAGAAGAAAATAAGGATATGGCGCAGGGGGTAATTTCTGATAATCCTTACTTTGACGCTTTTCGGAAGTACAAGAACATATGCAGCCTTGACCGGGGTATTGTTGCCGAGCTAATCAAAGTTATCCATATCCACGAGGGCGGCGACGTAACAATAGACTTTAATTTTGCAGACCAACACCGTCGCATAGTGGAGTTTATCGAGAACAACAGAAAAGAACTAACCGTTGTAGAGAATAACAAAGTCGGCTAA
- a CDS encoding DUF6870 family protein, translating into MLTVKQLDEMSQSGIEKIDKTGLVDIRGIKIDTNLPPEQRMINYLEQVKNPYCFLCGDSAVRVRFEPAGDELKSKLKDFFISSKKV; encoded by the coding sequence ATGTTGACAGTAAAACAACTGGACGAAATGAGCCAGTCAGGAATAGAGAAGATAGATAAAACCGGGCTTGTGGATATTCGTGGAATCAAGATTGATACTAACCTGCCCCCGGAACAAAGAATGATAAATTATTTAGAACAGGTAAAAAACCCTTATTGCTTTTTGTGCGGCGACAGTGCCGTTCGTGTAAGGTTTGAGCCTGCGGGTGATGAGCTAAAAAGCAAGCTGAAAGACTTTTTTATCAGCTCAAAAAAAGTCTAA
- a CDS encoding helix-turn-helix domain-containing protein, with amino-acid sequence MIQTIGNTENDERGLLPYPVIIAATKGDPKAMKIVVQHYESYIVTLSMRKLRDERGNFYYGIDEDIRDRLRSKLMRAVLSFKV; translated from the coding sequence ATGATTCAAACGATTGGTAACACCGAAAACGACGAACGCGGCTTGTTGCCTTATCCGGTAATCATAGCTGCAACAAAGGGCGACCCGAAAGCTATGAAGATTGTCGTACAGCATTACGAAAGCTACATAGTCACTTTGTCTATGCGGAAGCTCCGCGACGAACGCGGCAATTTCTACTACGGCATAGATGAGGACATACGCGACCGCTTGCGGTCAAAGCTCATGCGGGCTGTCCTTTCATTCAAGGTTTGA
- a CDS encoding RNA polymerase sigma factor: protein MNEPVRTQWQIRCAFNGYCKRALKNETANAHRDTKRQQLREVTFSDLSPQEENQLYTYDRYFADDEAEQSFCVAGKEITAKLLAEALHSLPEEKRNAVLLYYFFEMSDVEIAELYAIPRSTVQYRRTSSFELLKRYLEERAYDSNDW, encoded by the coding sequence ATGAATGAACCTGTTCGTACCCAGTGGCAAATCCGTTGCGCTTTTAACGGTTACTGCAAACGGGCGTTGAAGAACGAAACAGCCAACGCCCACAGGGACACGAAGCGTCAACAGCTACGCGAAGTGACTTTTTCTGACCTGTCCCCGCAGGAGGAAAATCAGCTCTACACCTATGACCGCTATTTTGCAGATGATGAAGCTGAACAATCCTTTTGTGTGGCAGGAAAGGAAATTACCGCGAAGCTGCTTGCCGAAGCCCTACACAGCTTGCCGGAAGAAAAACGCAACGCTGTCTTACTGTACTACTTCTTTGAAATGAGCGACGTGGAAATCGCAGAGTTATACGCAATTCCACGCAGCACCGTACAGTACAGGCGGACAAGCTCTTTTGAGCTTCTAAAACGCTATTTGGAGGAACGCGCCTATGATTCAAACGATTGGTAA
- a CDS encoding right-handed parallel beta-helix repeat-containing protein → MKYYVNVHAAQGGDGSKEKPFGRIQEAAKRAVHGDEVIVAPGIYREAVSPVNGGREDARIVYRSEVELAAVITGAESVENWECYEGTVWKARVSNKVFEEYNPYTTLVYGDWFDATMAAHTGDVYLNGKSMYEVTEFDKVLHPEKSKTSWDPEFSIYTWYTVQDEKEDETVLYANFQGKNPNKENVEISARKNCFYPEKEGVGYITLSGFTVRQAATQWAPPTAYQEGMVGPHWSKGWIIEDCEIYEAKCSGISLGKYLQPENDNKWSKWKYKDGTQTERECICQAQREGWSKEKIGSHIVRRCDIHDCGQTGIVGHLGGVFSVIEDNKIHHINNKQNLRGAEIGGIKMHATIDVIIRRNRFYNCTRGLWLDWQAQGTRVTGNLFFDNCLPKEYNHTDGNDIGEDIFVEISHGPTLIDHNVLLSDCALKLATQGVALVHNLIAGSFTAVGHGVLNGTLTKPSPRYTPYHVPHRTEIAGFMTILHGDMRFYNNIFIQKETRPALKQMMDAMKDDEWSDGNLIVGTIPYEEYPSLEEYQKQFEGYCGMGSMPSDRYYNTLPVWSEGNVYFNGAKPMTKEKAFVDETNKVSICVEETAEGFLLKTNLYDYMPEMQNKVITTDVLGVAFEPEQRFEYPDGSAIVFNEDYYGKAHGEMPIAGPFAEPDMLEV, encoded by the coding sequence ATGAAGTACTATGTAAATGTGCATGCAGCACAGGGTGGAGATGGGAGCAAAGAAAAACCTTTTGGGCGGATCCAAGAAGCTGCTAAAAGGGCTGTGCATGGGGATGAAGTGATTGTTGCACCAGGAATTTACAGAGAGGCGGTAAGCCCTGTAAATGGGGGTAGGGAAGATGCTAGAATTGTTTATCGTTCGGAAGTTGAGCTCGCGGCTGTTATCACTGGCGCAGAATCAGTGGAAAATTGGGAATGTTATGAAGGCACGGTGTGGAAAGCAAGGGTTTCCAACAAAGTGTTTGAAGAGTATAATCCGTATACGACGCTAGTATACGGCGACTGGTTTGATGCTACAATGGCAGCGCATACAGGCGATGTATACCTGAATGGCAAATCTATGTATGAGGTGACGGAATTTGACAAAGTCCTGCACCCAGAAAAGAGTAAGACATCATGGGACCCGGAGTTTTCTATCTATACATGGTATACAGTTCAGGATGAAAAAGAAGATGAGACGGTTCTATATGCTAATTTTCAGGGCAAGAATCCCAATAAAGAAAACGTAGAAATCAGTGCAAGAAAAAACTGCTTCTATCCAGAAAAGGAAGGTGTGGGGTATATCACTTTGTCGGGATTTACAGTTAGACAGGCAGCGACTCAGTGGGCTCCACCAACGGCATATCAGGAAGGGATGGTAGGACCACACTGGTCAAAGGGTTGGATTATAGAGGACTGTGAAATCTATGAGGCGAAATGCTCTGGGATTTCTCTGGGGAAGTATTTGCAGCCGGAAAACGATAACAAGTGGTCTAAATGGAAGTATAAAGATGGAACGCAGACAGAGAGGGAGTGTATCTGTCAGGCACAGAGAGAAGGATGGAGTAAGGAGAAAATAGGCTCTCACATTGTTAGAAGGTGCGATATCCATGACTGCGGACAGACGGGAATTGTGGGGCATCTGGGGGGCGTATTTTCTGTAATAGAGGACAATAAAATTCACCATATCAATAATAAACAGAATTTACGTGGAGCTGAAATCGGAGGAATTAAAATGCATGCGACGATTGATGTTATCATACGCCGTAATCGCTTTTATAACTGCACTCGTGGCTTATGGCTTGACTGGCAGGCGCAGGGGACAAGAGTAACAGGAAACCTGTTCTTTGATAACTGTCTGCCCAAAGAATATAACCATACAGATGGAAATGATATTGGAGAAGACATTTTTGTGGAGATATCTCATGGACCAACGTTGATTGACCACAATGTGCTCCTTTCAGATTGTGCGTTGAAACTTGCCACACAGGGAGTTGCGCTGGTGCATAATCTGATTGCTGGTTCTTTTACGGCAGTCGGTCACGGAGTGCTGAATGGAACGCTTACCAAACCCTCACCGCGTTATACGCCGTACCATGTGCCGCACCGTACGGAGATAGCAGGATTTATGACGATTCTGCATGGGGATATGAGGTTTTACAATAACATTTTCATTCAGAAGGAAACACGCCCGGCTTTGAAACAAATGATGGACGCAATGAAGGATGATGAATGGTCAGATGGCAACCTGATTGTAGGCACGATTCCTTACGAAGAATATCCGTCGTTGGAGGAGTATCAGAAGCAATTTGAGGGTTATTGTGGAATGGGATCAATGCCTAGTGACAGATATTATAATACACTTCCTGTATGGTCAGAAGGGAATGTCTACTTTAACGGTGCTAAGCCTATGACGAAAGAAAAGGCGTTTGTTGATGAAACAAACAAAGTATCTATTTGCGTGGAAGAAACGGCGGAAGGCTTTCTCCTAAAGACAAATTTGTATGATTACATGCCGGAAATGCAAAACAAAGTTATTACTACAGATGTGCTAGGCGTGGCATTTGAACCAGAGCAGAGGTTTGAATATCCAGATGGTTCCGCCATTGTGTTCAACGAAGACTATTACGGAAAAGCACATGGAGAAATGCCGATTGCGGGTCCATTTGCAGAACCGGATATGTTGGAAGTCTGA